A stretch of the Argentina anserina chromosome 6, drPotAnse1.1, whole genome shotgun sequence genome encodes the following:
- the LOC126798018 gene encoding uncharacterized protein LOC126798018, translated as MSGVDLEQGGASHTRRNSFSRSDVSGDGSVCFSDADDGSCYSQFFSTNGGSYDEYNFAAFASIPAEAGVVRESSTSSSSESRRDSSALECSVDVVEIEVGAPEIKVHLDRVERDCRICHLGLESNSHESGAPIDLGCSCKDDLGSAHRNCADAWFKIKGNKICEICHSIARNIVGANDIEMIEQLNNEATSASATAAVLAPGPSTETRSFWHGHRFLNFLLACMVFAFVISWLFHFNVPS; from the exons ATGTCCGGCGTCGATTTAGAGCAAGGCGGAGCTTCTCATACCCGCCGCAATTCCTTCTCCAGGAGTGATGTCAGCGGCGACGGGAGCGTCTGCTTCTCCGACGCGGACGACGGGTCGTGCTACTCGCAGTTCTTTTCGACCAACGGCGGGTCGTACGACGAGTACAACTTTGCCGCTTTTGCGTCTATTCCTGCGGAGGCCGGAGTGGTCCGGGAGTCGTCTACTTCGTCGTCCTCGGAGTCCAGGAGAGACTCGTCGGCTTTGGAGTGTTCGGTCGATGTCGTGGAAATTGAGGTTGGGGCGCCGGAAATTAAGGTGCATTTGGATAGAGTAGAGAGAGATTGCCGGATTTGTCATCTGGGGTTGGAGAGTAACAGCCATGAATCCGGAGCTCCGATTGACTTGGGCTGTTCTTGCAAAGATGACCTGGGTTCGGCCCACCGGAACTGTGCTGATGCCTGGTTCAAGATCAAGGGCAACAA GATCTGTGAGATTTGTCATTCAATTGCTCGCAACATTGTCGGGGCTAATGACATTGAGATGATTGAGCAGCTGAATAATGAAGCAACTAGTGCCTCGGCTACTGCAGCAGTCTTAGCACCAGGGCCTTCAACAGAGACTCGAAGCTTCTGGCATGGTCATCGCTTCCTCAATTTCCTTCTTGCTTGTATGGTCTTTGCTTTCGTCATATCATGGCTCTTTCACTTCAATGTTCCATCGTGA